One window from the genome of Opisthocomus hoazin isolate bOpiHoa1 chromosome 11, bOpiHoa1.hap1, whole genome shotgun sequence encodes:
- the MCM2 gene encoding DNA replication licensing factor MCM2: MADSSESQAAATSPARSSRRGDAFTSSPGRDLPPFEDESEGLLGTEGLPEEEEEGEELIGEGMERDYRPIPELDVYEAEGLALDDEDVEELTASQREAAERVMRQRDRELEQGMGRMRRGLLYDSDDEDEDRPSRKRRLAERAADGMEEEDEDMIESIENLEDMKGHSVREWVSMAAPRLEIYHRFKNFLKTHVDDHGHNVFKERISDMCKENRESLVVNYEDLAAQEHVLAYFLPEAPAEMLKIFDEAAKEVVLAMYPKYDRIAQEIHVRISHLPLVEELRSLRQLHLNQLIRTSGVVTSCTGVLPQLSMVKYNCSKCSFILGPFFQSQNQEVKPGSCPECQSLGPFEINMEQTVYQNYQRIKIQESPGKVAAGRLPRSKDAILLADLVDSCKPGDEIELTGIYHNNYDGSLNTANGFPVFATVILANHIAKKDNKLAIGELTDEDVKVIVGLSKDEQIGEKIFASIAPSIYGHEDIKRGLALALFGGEPKNPGGKHKVRGDINVLLCGDPGTAKSQFLKYIEKASSRAIFTTGQGASAVGLTAYVQRHPVSKEWTLEAGALVLADRGVCLIDEFDKMNDQDRTSIHEAMEQQSISISKAGIVTSLQARCTVIAAANPIGGRYDPSLTFSENVDLTEPIISRFDILCVVRDTVDPVQDEMLARFVVGSHVKHHPGSKEAVNGDADEVILPNTYGVEPIPQEILRKYIIYAKEKVHPKLNQMDQDKVARMYSDLRKESMATGSIPITVRHIESMIRMAEAHARMHLRDYVVEDDVNMAIRVMLESFIDTQKFSVMRSMRKTFSRYLSFKRDNNELLLFILKQLVAEQVMYQRNRYGAQQDTIEVPEKDLVDKARQINIHNLSAFYDSEVFRMNRFSRDVKRKLIVQQF, encoded by the exons ATGGCg GACTCCTCCGAGTCGCAGGCGGCGGCCACCAGCCCGGCGCGCAGCTCCCGGCGGGGCGATGCCTTCACCTCCAGCCCCGGCCGGGACCTGCCTCCCTTCGAGGATGAGTCCGAGGGGCTCCTGGGGACCGAGGGGCTCcccgaagaggaggaagaaggggaagagCTCATCGGGGAAGGgatggaaag GGACTACCGGCCCATCCCCGAGCTGGACGTCTATGAAGCAGAGGGCCTGGCCTTGGACGATGAAGATGTGGAGGAGCTGACGGCCAGCCAGCGGGAAGCCGCAGAGCGAGTCATGAGGCAGCGAGACCGCGAGCTGGAGCAGGGCATGGGCCGCatgaggagggggctgctctACG ATAGTGATGATGAAGATGAAGACCGTCCTTCACGGAAGAGGCGGCTGGCGGAACGGGCTGCCGACGGCatggaagaggaagatgaagacatgatTGAGAGCATTGAGAATCTGGAAGACATGAAGGGGCATTCGGTGAGGGAGTGGGTTTCCATGGCAGCTCCCCGGCTTGAGATCTACCACCGCTTCAAGAACTTCTTGAAAACCCATGTGGATGACCACGGGCACAATGTCTTCAAGGAGAGGATCAGCGACATGTGCAAAG AGAACAGAGAGAGTCTGGTGGTGAACTACGAGGATCTGGCAGCCCAGGAACATGTCCTTGCCTACTTTCTGCCTGAGGCCCCAGCAGAAATGTTGAAGATCTTTGATGAAGCAGCCAAGGAAGTGGTGTTGGCCATGTATCCCAAATATGATCGTATTGCTCAGGAGATCCATGTCCGTATCTCCCACCTGCCTCTGGTGGAAGAGTTGCGGTCGCTCAG GCAACTGCACTTGAATCAGCTGATCCGGACCAGCGGAGTGGTGACAAGTTGCACAGGGGTCCTGCCTCAGCTCAGCATGGTCAAGTACAACTGCAGCAAGTGCAGCTTCATCCTGGGACCCTTCTTCCAGTCCCAGAACCAGGAGGTGAAACCTGGTTCCTGTCCGGAGTGTCAGTCCCTTGGCCCCTTTGAAATCAACATGGAACAG ACAGTCTATCAGAACTATCAGCGCATCAAAATCCAGGAGAGCCCTGGGAAGGTAGCTGCTGGCAGGCTGCCCCGCTCCAAGGATGCCATTCTCCTCGCCGATCTGGTTGACAGCTGCAAGCCAGGGGATGAGATT GAGCTAACAGGGATCTACCACAACAACTACGACGGCTCCTTGAACACCGCCAACGGCTTCCCGGTGTTCGCGACTGTGATCCTGGCCAACCACATTGCCAAGAAGGACAACAAGCTGGCTATTGGAGAACTGACTGATGAAGATGTGAAAGTGATTGTGGGCCTGTCCAAGGATGAGCAAATTGGGGAGAAG atttttgcCAGCATTGCCCCATCTATTTATGGGCATGAAGATATCAAGAGGGGCTTGGCTTTAGCTCTCTTTGGTGGAGAGCCCAAAAACCCAG GCGGCAAACACAAAGTCCGTGGTGACATCAATGTGCTTCTGTGTGGAGACCCCGGTACTGCGAAATCACAGTTTCTTAAATACATAGAGAAGGCATCTAGCAGAGCAATCTTCACCACTGGCCAGGGTGCTTCTGCTGTGGGCCTCACAGCCTACGTCCAGAGGCACCCAGTCAGCAAGGAGTGGACTTTGGAGGCAGGAGCCCTCGTGCTGGCTGACAGAGGTGTCTGCCTGATCGATGAATTCGACAAG ATGAATGATCAGGATAGGACCAGCATCCATGAAGCCATGGAACAGCAAAGcatttccatctccaaagcaggcATTGTCACATCCTTGCAAGCCCGCTGCACCGTTATTGCTGCTGCCAATCCCATAG GTGGGCGATATGACCCATCGTTGACTTTCTCGGAGAATGTAGACCTGACAGAGCCCATCATCTCTCGATTTGATATCCTGTGCGTGGTGAGAGACACAGTGGACCCAGTGCAG GATGAAATGCTTGCCCGGTTCGTTGTTGGCAGCCATGTCAAGCACCACCCAGGTAGCAAGGAGGCAGTGAATGGGGACGCCGATGAGGTCATTCTTCCCAACACATATGGGGTTGAACCCATTCCCCAGGAGATCCTGAGGAAATACATCATCTATGCCAAGGAGAAGGTCCACCCCAAACTCAACCAGATGGACCAGGACAAGGTGGCCCGAATGTACAGTGACCTCAGGAAAGAGTCTATG GCAACCGGCAGCATCCCCATCACAGTGCGTCACATTGAGTCCATGATCCGGATGGCCGAGGCTCACGCCCGCATGCACCTGCGGGACTACGTGGTGGAAGATGACGTCAACATGGCCATCCGGGTGATGCTGGAGAGCTTCATCGACACGCAGAAGTTCAGCGTCATGCGGAGCATGCGCAAG ACATTCTCCCGCTACCTTTCATTCAAGCGAGACAACAACGAGCTGCTGCTGTTCATCCTGAAGCAGCTGGTCGCAGAGCAGGTGATGTACCAGAGGAACCGCTACGGGGCCCAGCAAGACACCATAGAAGTACCAGAGAAGGACCTGGTGGATAAG gctcGGCAGATCAACATCCACAACCTCTCCGCCTTCTACGACAGTGAAGTGTTCAGGATGAACAGGTTCAGCCGGGATGTGAAGCGGAAGCTGATTGTCCAGCAGTTCTGA